From Flavobacterium arcticum, the proteins below share one genomic window:
- a CDS encoding HmuY family protein, whose translation MKKIIILSFAMLSLVACSDDDTASNIAPIQTISEGGLFGTTDNPLNLGGPNQQNQVYVNLSEAAAMPVARESWDLGFYSGNDFRVVINGSLLMAVKQLETTDITVRQHEDASVAVGTFQVENLAYIDNPDGSLSGTAFGTLATSEEAAKVYLVNLGNQVPDTTPAAGSVNTAGDARGWKKVKIWQDDEGYKMQYSDLDTSEYTEVAIAKTAGYNHTFFSFTTGSVVNVEPEAAKWDMNLTTFTNEVFDNSGVSAGAYFYSDFIVTNTKAGVTALMVEGDVAAYEGFTIETLNTGDYAFSDDQRAIGANWRNVIPLEVYNNVFFVLKDGAGNMYKIKFISMLNTDGERGFPLFQYELL comes from the coding sequence ATGAAAAAGATAATCATATTATCATTTGCAATGCTATCATTAGTAGCCTGTTCTGACGATGATACAGCAAGTAATATAGCACCAATACAAACTATTTCAGAAGGCGGTCTTTTTGGTACTACCGATAATCCACTTAACCTTGGTGGTCCTAATCAGCAAAACCAAGTATATGTTAACCTTAGTGAGGCAGCAGCAATGCCTGTAGCCCGCGAAAGTTGGGATTTAGGCTTTTACTCGGGCAACGATTTTCGTGTTGTTATAAACGGGTCATTATTAATGGCAGTAAAACAACTAGAAACTACCGATATTACGGTAAGACAACATGAAGATGCATCGGTTGCAGTAGGTACTTTTCAAGTCGAAAATTTAGCGTATATAGATAATCCAGACGGGTCGCTTAGCGGTACAGCATTTGGTACACTGGCAACTAGCGAAGAGGCTGCCAAAGTATATCTCGTAAACTTGGGTAACCAAGTGCCCGATACAACTCCTGCGGCAGGATCAGTAAATACAGCAGGTGATGCACGTGGCTGGAAAAAAGTAAAAATATGGCAGGATGACGAAGGCTACAAAATGCAGTATAGCGACCTAGACACATCTGAATATACCGAAGTAGCAATTGCAAAAACAGCAGGTTACAATCATACCTTTTTTAGTTTTACAACAGGTAGTGTAGTAAATGTAGAGCCAGAGGCAGCTAAATGGGATATGAACTTAACTACGTTTACTAATGAGGTTTTCGATAACTCAGGAGTATCGGCAGGGGCGTATTTTTATTCTGATTTTATTGTAACCAATACCAAAGCAGGTGTAACAGCACTTATGGTAGAGGGCGATGTTGCAGCTTATGAAGGCTTTACTATAGAAACTTTAAATACAGGTGATTATGCTTTTAGCGACGACCAAAGAGCCATTGGTGCTAACTGGAGAAATGTAATACCACTAGAGGTATATAATAATGTTTTCTTTGTGCTAAAAGACGGTGCAGGTAACATGTATAAAATAAAGTTTATATCGATGCTTAATACCGATGGCGAGCGTGGTTTCCCGCTATTCCAGTATGAGTTGCTATAA
- a CDS encoding TonB-dependent receptor plug domain-containing protein: MQINVRVLLPVFLIATFVVSAQQTANDSVIFAKLDEVVVTGQIEPQSIKKSVFNVKVITAADIKRQAGNNLADVLNQYLNINIQPQSGEGRSTVSMFGLDSQYLKVLVDNVPLVSDTGLGNNIDLTQINLDDVQQIEIIEGAMGVTHGANALSGIINIITKKSTKNKWEITATVQEETIGEEYSPLYDEGRHIQALRVAHSINDNWFVAVGANRNDFEGYKGEFGGKEFTNNPNNPEQERGYSWLPKEQYFTNALVRYQKGSTRLFYKFDYFNENIDFYNSVTHEELQDDNITKLIYADDRRYFTEKFYNHLNAVGKVFGLDYNASVSYQKQQRDAEDFKYYIQTDTELNNTEETYQETEVLYATGTVSNFFKKEGLDLQVGYELVNTSGYSSALSGIFNDENQDDNDHEKRLENYDVFTAAEISVTDKFSVRPGVRYSFQSKFDDQWAASMGFRYLLGKGLETRLSYGRSYRTPNYDELYTYFVDSNHNLQGNPDLVPESGHSVETSIKKQTFLDSGLQLSNTLSASFISIDDRIEQAVVATTPSLRYRYINISRYKMWNIATTHRMVYNNWQAKLGASIMGISRAINTGLATSDDKYLINYQFNANIGYNIPKWNTLLSLYYKHNGEQQQYVQDGSLTNPKFVLSEIESFGLMDASVRKSFFKNQFDVTLGARNLLDVVNIQSSVASGGTHTTGSTNMLMGYGRSYFLKLTYNLNF, from the coding sequence ATGCAAATTAACGTAAGGGTTTTACTACCTGTATTTCTTATAGCAACTTTTGTTGTCAGTGCACAGCAAACAGCAAATGATTCGGTCATTTTTGCCAAACTCGATGAGGTAGTTGTTACAGGGCAAATAGAACCACAATCGATAAAAAAATCAGTGTTTAACGTTAAGGTTATCACCGCAGCCGATATTAAGCGTCAGGCAGGAAATAACCTTGCCGATGTACTTAACCAGTACCTTAATATTAACATACAGCCACAAAGTGGCGAGGGGCGTTCTACCGTGTCTATGTTTGGGCTAGACAGCCAGTACCTAAAAGTATTGGTAGACAATGTTCCGCTAGTAAGCGATACAGGGCTGGGTAATAATATTGACCTTACCCAAATAAACCTCGACGACGTACAGCAAATAGAAATTATAGAGGGCGCTATGGGGGTTACCCACGGTGCTAATGCCTTGAGTGGTATTATAAATATCATTACCAAAAAATCGACCAAAAACAAATGGGAAATTACCGCTACAGTACAGGAAGAAACCATAGGCGAAGAGTACAGCCCACTCTATGACGAGGGCAGGCACATACAAGCCCTTAGAGTAGCCCACAGCATAAACGATAATTGGTTTGTGGCAGTAGGTGCTAACCGCAACGATTTTGAAGGTTACAAGGGCGAATTTGGCGGTAAAGAGTTTACCAATAACCCAAATAACCCAGAGCAAGAACGCGGGTATAGCTGGTTACCAAAAGAGCAGTATTTTACTAATGCATTAGTACGTTATCAAAAAGGAAGTACACGCTTGTTTTATAAATTCGATTACTTTAACGAAAATATAGATTTTTACAATAGTGTAACGCATGAAGAACTACAGGACGATAATATAACCAAGTTGATATATGCTGACGATAGGCGTTATTTTACCGAAAAATTTTACAATCATCTTAATGCAGTAGGTAAAGTTTTTGGACTAGATTATAACGCATCCGTTTCTTACCAAAAACAGCAACGCGATGCAGAGGATTTTAAATATTACATTCAAACCGATACAGAGTTAAACAATACCGAAGAAACCTATCAGGAAACCGAAGTGCTATACGCTACAGGAACAGTAAGCAACTTCTTTAAAAAAGAGGGCTTAGATCTTCAAGTTGGGTATGAGCTGGTAAATACTAGTGGTTATAGCTCGGCACTTTCAGGTATTTTTAATGATGAAAATCAGGATGATAACGATCATGAAAAACGATTAGAAAATTATGATGTATTTACAGCAGCCGAGATAAGTGTTACTGATAAATTCTCAGTTCGTCCAGGGGTTCGTTATTCATTTCAGTCAAAGTTCGACGACCAATGGGCAGCTTCTATGGGCTTTCGCTACCTGTTGGGCAAAGGGCTAGAAACCCGACTGAGCTATGGCAGGTCATACCGCACACCAAATTATGACGAATTATACACTTATTTTGTTGACTCTAACCACAATTTGCAAGGTAATCCTGATTTAGTGCCAGAAAGCGGACATAGTGTAGAAACGAGTATTAAAAAACAAACATTTTTAGACTCAGGCTTACAGCTTAGTAATACCCTTTCGGCAAGCTTTATTAGTATAGACGATCGTATAGAGCAGGCAGTGGTAGCCACTACACCATCATTGCGCTATCGTTATATTAATATAAGCCGTTATAAAATGTGGAATATTGCTACTACGCACCGCATGGTTTACAATAATTGGCAAGCAAAGCTTGGCGCATCTATTATGGGTATTTCTAGGGCTATTAACACAGGTTTAGCAACATCAGATGATAAATACTTAATCAACTACCAGTTTAACGCTAATATAGGCTACAATATCCCGAAATGGAATACATTACTGTCGCTTTATTACAAGCATAACGGCGAGCAACAACAATATGTACAAGATGGCTCACTAACCAACCCCAAGTTTGTTCTTTCAGAAATAGAATCGTTTGGGCTTATGGATGCCTCTGTACGCAAATCGTTCTTTAAAAATCAATTTGATGTTACCCTTGGTGCACGCAACCTGCTCGATGTGGTAAACATACAAAGCAGTGTAGCCAGCGGTGGCACCCACACTACGGGTAGTACCAATATGTTAATGGGCTACGGACGTTCTTATTTTTTAAAATTAACCTACAATCTTAATTTTTAA
- the sufD gene encoding Fe-S cluster assembly protein SufD, whose product MDLKDKLLSSFMAFEERVDVHSTLHDIRTDAIKNFENKGFPTKKEEAWKYTSLNSILKNDFSVFPKSETALHYADVKKYFLHDIDTYKLVFIDGVFSSYLSSTTHDGIDVCLMSSALTKPKYKDIVDTYFNKIANTDDSLTSLNTAFAIEGAFINIPKSKVADKPIEIMYLSTGNEAALMVQPRNLVIVGENAQVQIIERHQSLNSNPVLTNSVTEMFVQERAILDYYKIQNDVQTANIVDNTYIAQKGDSNASVHTFSFGGNVTRNNLNFYHQGEHIESTMKGITIIGDKQHVDHYTLVQHATPNCESHQNYKGIFDGNSTGVFNGKIYVEKEAQKTDAFQQNNNVLLSEKATINAKPQLEIFADDVKCSHGCTIGQLDESAMFYMQSRGIPKKEAKALLMYAFSNEVIESIKIPELKSRITKLIAKKLGVNMGFDL is encoded by the coding sequence ATGGATTTAAAAGACAAATTATTATCTTCTTTCATGGCTTTCGAAGAACGTGTAGATGTACACTCTACCCTGCACGATATTCGTACAGATGCCATTAAGAATTTCGAAAATAAAGGCTTCCCTACCAAAAAAGAGGAAGCATGGAAATATACATCGCTTAACAGCATCCTTAAAAACGATTTTAGTGTATTCCCTAAATCAGAAACGGCACTTCATTATGCCGATGTAAAAAAGTATTTCCTACACGATATAGATACATACAAGTTAGTTTTTATCGATGGTGTATTTAGTTCATACCTTTCCTCTACCACACACGATGGTATTGATGTATGCCTTATGTCATCGGCATTAACAAAGCCAAAGTATAAAGATATAGTAGATACTTACTTTAATAAGATAGCTAATACTGATGATAGCCTTACATCGCTAAATACTGCATTTGCTATAGAGGGAGCGTTTATAAACATCCCTAAAAGTAAAGTAGCCGATAAGCCTATCGAAATCATGTACCTATCTACAGGTAACGAAGCAGCACTTATGGTGCAGCCAAGAAACTTGGTTATAGTAGGCGAAAATGCGCAGGTGCAAATCATAGAGCGCCACCAGAGCCTTAACAGCAACCCTGTGTTAACTAACAGTGTTACTGAGATGTTTGTGCAAGAGCGCGCTATTTTAGACTATTACAAGATACAAAACGACGTACAAACAGCTAACATAGTAGATAATACTTATATCGCTCAAAAAGGAGATAGCAATGCATCGGTACACACGTTCTCTTTTGGGGGTAATGTTACCCGTAACAACCTGAACTTTTACCACCAAGGGGAGCATATAGAGAGCACTATGAAGGGTATTACCATTATAGGCGATAAACAACACGTAGATCACTATACGCTAGTACAGCACGCAACACCTAACTGCGAGAGTCACCAAAACTACAAAGGTATTTTTGACGGTAACTCCACAGGAGTGTTTAATGGTAAAATATACGTAGAGAAAGAAGCACAAAAAACCGATGCTTTTCAGCAGAATAACAATGTGTTATTAAGCGAAAAAGCAACAATAAACGCTAAGCCACAGCTTGAGATATTTGCCGACGATGTAAAATGTTCTCACGGATGTACCATTGGGCAGCTCGACGAGAGTGCAATGTTTTATATGCAGTCGCGTGGTATCCCTAAAAAAGAAGCCAAAGCATTACTAATGTACGCCTTTAGCAACGAAGTTATCGAGAGTATTAAAATACCAGAATTAAAAAGCAGAATTACTAAGCTTATCGCCAAAAAACTAGGCGTTAATATGGGTTTTGATCTTTAA
- a CDS encoding four helix bundle protein, producing the protein MGKFNSFEEINSWQKARVLNKKIYLITDALAFKKDFDLARQMRRCSVSISSNIAEGFERNTDKEFIHFLYIAKGSAGELRSQLYLAYDLNYISSEIFNELLTEITDIAKLLSGFIKYLSK; encoded by the coding sequence ATGGGGAAGTTTAATTCTTTTGAAGAAATTAATTCTTGGCAAAAAGCAAGAGTTCTTAATAAGAAGATATACCTCATTACAGACGCTCTGGCTTTTAAGAAAGACTTTGATTTGGCTCGACAGATGAGAAGGTGCTCTGTGTCAATATCTTCTAATATAGCAGAAGGTTTTGAACGTAATACAGATAAAGAATTTATACATTTTTTATACATAGCTAAAGGTTCGGCGGGTGAGCTAAGGTCACAATTATATCTTGCCTACGATCTTAATTATATCTCTAGCGAGATTTTTAATGAATTACTAACAGAAATTACTGATATAGCAAAGCTGCTTAGTGGCTTTATAAAATACCTTAGTAAATAA
- the sufC gene encoding Fe-S cluster assembly ATPase SufC, whose product MLSIKNLHASVEDKEILRGINLEVKAGEVHAIMGPNGSGKSTLSSVIAGKEEYEVTGGEIIFEGEDIGELAPEERAHKGVFLSFQYPVEIPGVSVTNFMKTAINETRKAQGKEDMPANEMLKFIREKSELLEIDRKFLSRSLNEGFSGGEKKRNEIFQMAMLEPKLAILDETDSGLDIDALRIVSNGVNKLRSKDNAVIVITHYQRLLDYIVPDFVHVLYNGKIVKSGGKELAHELEEKGYDWLKAENV is encoded by the coding sequence ATGTTATCAATAAAAAATTTACACGCAAGTGTCGAAGATAAAGAAATTTTAAGAGGTATAAACCTTGAAGTAAAAGCAGGTGAAGTGCACGCTATAATGGGACCTAATGGTTCTGGTAAAAGTACACTATCATCGGTTATAGCCGGAAAAGAAGAATATGAAGTGACAGGTGGTGAAATTATCTTTGAAGGTGAAGATATTGGCGAGCTTGCTCCAGAAGAAAGAGCCCACAAAGGTGTTTTCCTTTCATTTCAGTACCCTGTAGAGATACCAGGAGTATCGGTAACTAACTTTATGAAAACAGCGATTAACGAAACCCGTAAAGCACAAGGTAAAGAAGATATGCCAGCAAATGAGATGCTTAAGTTTATTCGTGAAAAAAGTGAGCTTTTAGAAATAGACCGTAAGTTCTTATCACGTTCGTTAAACGAAGGTTTCTCTGGTGGAGAAAAGAAACGTAATGAGATTTTCCAGATGGCAATGCTAGAGCCAAAACTAGCGATACTTGATGAAACCGATTCTGGTCTTGATATTGATGCATTGCGTATCGTGTCTAACGGTGTTAACAAGCTGCGTAGTAAAGACAATGCAGTTATTGTAATTACACACTACCAAAGACTTTTAGATTATATAGTTCCAGATTTTGTACACGTACTTTACAATGGTAAAATTGTAAAATCGGGTGGTAAAGAACTGGCTCATGAGCTAGAAGAAAAAGGATACGACTGGCTTAAAGCTGAAAACGTATAA
- the sufB gene encoding Fe-S cluster assembly protein SufB has product MSKYTEEELKVELENKEYAYGFYTDIESDTFPIGLNEDVIRALSFKKEEPEWMTEWRLEAFRAWEQMIEPEWANVHYQKPDFQAISYYSAPKKADPNKTLDDVDPELLAMYKKLGISIDEQKKMNNVAVDIVVDSVSVATTFKKTLAEKGIIFCPISEAIKEHPELVKKYLGTVVPQKDNFYAALNSAVFTDGSFCYIPKGVRCPMELSTYFRINQAGTGQFERTLVVADEGSYVSYLEGCTAPSRDENQLHAAVVELIAMDDAEIKYSTVQNWFPGNKEGKGGVYNFVTKRGLCEKNAKISWTQVETGSAVTWKYPSCVLKGDNSVGEFYSIAVTNNYQQADTGTKMIHLGKNTKSTIISKGISAGKSQNSYRGLVQINSRAENARNFSQCDSLLMGNNCGAHTFPYIESKNTTAKIEHEATTSKIGEDQVFYCNQRGIPTEKAIALIVNGFSKEVLNKLPMEFAVEAQKLLEISLEGSVG; this is encoded by the coding sequence ATGAGTAAATATACAGAAGAAGAATTAAAAGTCGAGCTCGAAAATAAAGAGTATGCATATGGCTTTTATACCGATATAGAGAGTGATACTTTCCCAATAGGGCTTAACGAAGATGTTATTCGTGCGCTTTCTTTTAAAAAGGAAGAGCCAGAGTGGATGACAGAGTGGAGACTTGAGGCTTTTAGAGCATGGGAACAAATGATTGAACCTGAATGGGCAAATGTACATTACCAAAAACCCGATTTTCAGGCGATATCATATTACTCTGCACCAAAAAAAGCAGACCCAAATAAAACGCTTGATGATGTAGACCCTGAGCTTTTGGCAATGTATAAAAAACTGGGCATCTCTATCGATGAGCAAAAGAAGATGAATAATGTGGCGGTAGATATTGTTGTAGACTCTGTTTCTGTAGCCACTACATTCAAGAAAACACTTGCCGAAAAGGGCATTATATTCTGCCCCATATCCGAAGCTATTAAAGAGCATCCAGAGTTAGTAAAGAAATATCTTGGTACTGTAGTGCCGCAAAAAGATAATTTTTATGCTGCGTTAAACTCAGCAGTATTTACCGATGGGTCTTTTTGTTATATACCAAAAGGAGTACGTTGCCCAATGGAACTTTCTACTTATTTCCGAATCAATCAAGCAGGAACAGGACAATTTGAACGTACACTTGTAGTTGCCGACGAAGGTAGTTATGTAAGTTACCTAGAAGGTTGTACCGCACCAAGCCGTGATGAAAACCAGTTGCACGCTGCGGTAGTAGAGCTTATAGCAATGGACGATGCTGAAATTAAATATAGTACAGTACAAAACTGGTTCCCTGGTAATAAAGAGGGTAAAGGTGGTGTGTACAACTTTGTAACCAAGCGTGGACTTTGCGAAAAGAATGCCAAAATATCTTGGACACAAGTAGAGACAGGATCTGCAGTAACATGGAAATACCCAAGTTGTGTGCTAAAAGGTGATAACTCAGTAGGAGAATTTTATTCTATTGCAGTTACCAATAACTATCAGCAGGCAGATACAGGTACTAAAATGATACACCTTGGCAAGAATACTAAGAGTACTATTATCTCTAAAGGTATCTCGGCAGGAAAATCGCAAAACAGCTACCGTGGTTTAGTACAAATAAACAGTCGTGCCGAAAATGCGCGTAACTTTTCGCAATGTGACTCATTACTAATGGGTAACAACTGTGGGGCGCATACATTCCCGTATATAGAGTCTAAAAATACAACAGCCAAAATAGAGCATGAGGCTACTACAAGTAAAATTGGCGAAGACCAAGTGTTTTACTGTAACCAGCGTGGTATTCCTACAGAAAAGGCAATCGCACTTATAGTAAACGGCTTTAGTAAAGAAGTACTTAATAAACTACCGATGGAGTTTGCTGTAGAAGCTCAAAAACTTTTAGAAATAAGCCTTGAAGGTTCAGTCGGTTAA
- a CDS encoding HesB/IscA family protein, which produces MIKVSETARKRIVNLMEDDGFDATIDYVRVGVKSGGCSGLSYDLKFDKAMGENDKLFEDNNIKIAVDKKSFLYLAGTILEYSGGLNGKGFVFNNPNAQRTCGCGESFSL; this is translated from the coding sequence ATGATAAAAGTTTCTGAAACAGCAAGAAAAAGAATCGTGAACCTTATGGAGGACGACGGTTTTGATGCTACTATCGACTATGTGAGAGTAGGCGTAAAGAGTGGCGGATGTTCAGGCTTGTCGTATGACCTGAAGTTTGACAAAGCCATGGGCGAGAATGATAAATTATTTGAAGACAACAACATAAAGATAGCCGTAGACAAAAAAAGCTTCTTGTACCTTGCAGGAACAATACTAGAATATTCTGGTGGTCTTAACGGAAAAGGCTTTGTGTTTAACAACCCAAATGCACAAAGAACCTGCGGTTGTGGGGAGAGTTTTTCATTATAA
- a CDS encoding MBL fold metallo-hydrolase, with the protein MKLYPIESGNFKLDGGAMFGVVPKTLWSRTNPADDKNLIDMAARCLLIEDGNRLTLIDTGMGNKQSEKFFGYYSMWGDHSIDKSLAKYGFSRDDITDVFLTHLHFDHVGGAIQWNKDRTGYETAFKNAHFWTNDNHWEWATKPNAREKASFLTENIMPMQESGQLKFIERPKGDFKESSEMGFGIFFADGHTEKQMLPHINYMDKTFVFMADLLPTAGHIPLPYVMGYDTRPLLTLDEKAKFLNTAADKEYYLVLEHDAHNEIITVQHTEKGVRLKEVLKWDDILM; encoded by the coding sequence ATGAAATTATACCCAATAGAGAGCGGTAACTTTAAGCTCGATGGCGGTGCTATGTTTGGCGTAGTCCCAAAAACCCTTTGGAGCCGTACCAACCCTGCCGATGATAAGAACCTTATAGATATGGCAGCGCGTTGCTTACTAATAGAAGATGGCAACAGGCTAACCCTTATCGATACGGGAATGGGGAACAAACAAAGCGAAAAATTTTTTGGTTATTACTCCATGTGGGGCGACCATTCTATAGATAAGTCACTGGCAAAATATGGTTTTAGCCGTGATGATATTACTGATGTGTTTTTAACACACCTGCATTTTGACCACGTGGGCGGTGCTATACAATGGAATAAAGACCGAACGGGTTATGAAACTGCTTTTAAAAATGCACATTTCTGGACAAATGATAACCACTGGGAATGGGCAACTAAACCTAATGCGCGCGAAAAAGCATCTTTCCTTACAGAGAATATTATGCCAATGCAGGAAAGCGGACAACTTAAATTTATAGAACGCCCCAAAGGCGATTTTAAAGAAAGTAGCGAAATGGGCTTTGGGATATTTTTTGCCGACGGGCATACCGAGAAGCAAATGTTACCTCATATAAATTATATGGACAAAACTTTTGTGTTTATGGCTGACCTTTTGCCAACAGCAGGGCATATACCGCTACCTTATGTAATGGGCTATGATACACGACCGTTGCTTACGCTTGACGAAAAAGCTAAATTTTTAAATACGGCTGCTGATAAAGAATATTATTTGGTACTAGAGCATGACGCACATAATGAAATAATTACAGTACAGCATACCGAAAAAGGCGTTCGTCTTAAAGAGGTTTTAAAATGGGACGATATATTAATGTAA
- a CDS encoding S8 family peptidase, giving the protein MKFKSIYLSAALALFLVGCSATKKITAEPITISSITPKKADLTENELERWSHLDIVTDTIPGMSVDKAYKLLEGRKAKKVIVGVIDSGVDIEHPDLKDVIWTNDKEIAGNGKDDDKNGYIDDVHGWNFLGDIAHENLEFVRIVKKGDDGSETYKKAKAEYDQKYGAAMAGKQQMEAIMGADKAIREALGKDDYTAEDLKGLETDDAMINSIKPRFVMILSNVSREELISQIQRGMDYYGGQLEYNLNLDYNPRQEILKDDADNFDVRGYGNNNVIGPDKEEAKHGTHVSGIIAQARGNGIGGDGVASNVVEIMPVRAVPDGDEYDKDVALAIRYAVDNGAKVINGSFGKYYATHSEWVYDAIKYAAEKDVLIVCASGNEGTDLNKEGGVERYPNDNRNGGAEISDNFLSVGALNHPLDVNLIADFSNYGKTDVDVFSPGVEIYATTPDNNYEFLQGTSMASPNAAGVAALIRAYYPKLKAAQVKQIIMQSGLPINIEVAAGGDTNDMRAFSDVSMTGRIVNAYNAIILADKMSRM; this is encoded by the coding sequence ATGAAATTTAAATCAATTTACCTGTCGGCTGCCCTCGCCCTATTTCTTGTAGGATGTAGCGCAACTAAAAAAATAACGGCAGAACCTATTACTATCTCGTCAATAACACCTAAAAAGGCAGACTTGACTGAAAACGAACTAGAACGCTGGAGTCATTTAGATATAGTAACCGATACTATACCTGGAATGAGTGTAGATAAAGCGTATAAACTACTTGAAGGCAGAAAAGCCAAAAAAGTAATTGTAGGTGTTATTGACTCTGGGGTAGATATTGAGCACCCTGACTTAAAAGATGTTATCTGGACAAACGATAAAGAGATTGCTGGTAACGGTAAGGATGATGACAAAAACGGATATATAGACGACGTACACGGATGGAACTTTCTTGGTGACATAGCACACGAAAACTTAGAGTTTGTACGTATCGTTAAAAAAGGGGACGATGGCTCTGAAACGTATAAAAAAGCGAAAGCTGAATACGACCAAAAGTATGGCGCTGCTATGGCTGGAAAACAGCAAATGGAGGCAATAATGGGTGCTGATAAAGCTATTAGAGAAGCACTAGGTAAAGATGATTATACTGCCGAAGACCTAAAAGGTTTAGAAACTGACGATGCAATGATAAATAGCATTAAGCCTCGTTTTGTTATGATTTTAAGTAACGTTTCTAGAGAAGAACTTATTAGTCAGATACAAAGAGGTATGGATTACTACGGTGGTCAGTTAGAGTATAACCTAAACCTTGACTATAACCCTCGTCAAGAGATATTAAAAGATGACGCTGATAACTTCGACGTTCGTGGTTATGGTAATAACAATGTTATAGGTCCAGATAAAGAAGAAGCAAAACATGGTACTCACGTTTCCGGTATTATTGCACAAGCAAGAGGTAACGGTATAGGTGGCGATGGTGTTGCCAGCAACGTAGTAGAGATTATGCCTGTACGTGCCGTGCCAGATGGTGATGAGTATGACAAAGATGTAGCTTTGGCTATTCGTTATGCAGTAGATAACGGAGCAAAAGTAATTAACGGAAGTTTTGGTAAATACTACGCTACACACAGCGAATGGGTATATGATGCTATTAAATATGCAGCAGAAAAAGATGTACTTATTGTTTGTGCATCAGGTAACGAAGGTACAGACCTTAACAAAGAAGGTGGTGTAGAGCGTTACCCTAACGATAACAGAAATGGTGGTGCTGAGATTTCAGATAACTTCCTATCCGTAGGTGCATTAAACCACCCCCTAGATGTTAATCTTATTGCTGATTTTTCTAACTACGGTAAAACAGATGTAGATGTATTTAGCCCAGGTGTAGAGATATATGCTACAACACCAGATAACAACTATGAGTTCTTGCAAGGAACATCTATGGCATCGCCAAATGCGGCAGGTGTAGCAGCACTTATCCGTGCTTACTACCCTAAACTAAAAGCAGCGCAAGTAAAACAAATCATAATGCAGTCAGGACTTCCTATTAACATAGAGGTAGCTGCAGGTGGCGACACTAACGATATGAGAGCTTTTAGCGATGTGTCTATGACAGGACGAATTGTTAATGCTTATAACGCTATTATTCTTGCCGATAAAATGTCAAGAATGTAA